Proteins encoded by one window of Kribbella italica:
- a CDS encoding phosphotransferase family protein encodes MRRANGYSNATWVGDGVAVRIAHTPVDMAREAALVRALPKGVGHPEILGEGTVEGHGWIVTAEVRGQNLHEAWPTLTPAEQQQAVRQLWARARIVHDASPSLRTHVASHGGFVPATFGDGTEAAERADVALGLSSAQQSRLHEVIEGYFRAAPLVEQSVNHGDLALMNALWDGEVVALLDFEFAVLGPVEIDLCRLVCEARVSEEGKRVDAEASAAALEIAARHMDPIHGRALIHGAAVLDQLRDLDIWLAHDGADERVEDWRPCRLLTDLLTADGGYLAPLLG; translated from the coding sequence ATGCGGCGAGCCAACGGATACTCGAACGCGACGTGGGTCGGTGACGGCGTCGCCGTTCGGATCGCGCATACACCCGTCGACATGGCTCGCGAGGCCGCGCTCGTGCGGGCTCTACCGAAAGGGGTCGGGCACCCAGAGATCCTCGGAGAGGGCACTGTCGAAGGCCACGGCTGGATCGTGACTGCGGAGGTTCGCGGCCAGAACCTGCACGAGGCATGGCCGACGCTGACGCCTGCGGAGCAGCAACAGGCGGTTCGTCAGCTGTGGGCTCGGGCCCGTATTGTGCACGACGCGAGCCCGTCTCTCAGGACGCATGTCGCCTCGCACGGGGGTTTCGTGCCTGCCACATTCGGCGATGGCACCGAGGCGGCTGAACGCGCCGACGTGGCGCTAGGGCTGTCCAGCGCCCAGCAGTCGCGGCTCCACGAAGTCATCGAAGGCTACTTCCGGGCTGCGCCCCTGGTCGAGCAGTCTGTCAACCACGGCGACCTCGCTCTGATGAACGCCCTGTGGGACGGCGAGGTCGTCGCTCTGCTGGACTTTGAGTTCGCCGTGCTCGGTCCGGTCGAGATCGACCTGTGCCGACTGGTGTGCGAGGCCCGCGTATCCGAGGAAGGCAAGCGCGTCGATGCGGAAGCAAGCGCGGCCGCGCTGGAGATCGCCGCTCGTCACATGGATCCGATTCATGGGCGCGCGCTGATCCACGGTGCCGCGGTTCTCGATCAGCTTCGCGACCTCGACATCTGGCTCGCCCATGACGGCGCCGACGAACGGGTCGAGGATTGGCGCCCCTGCCGTCTGCTGACGGATCTGCTCACCGCCGATGGGGGCTACCTCGCGCCCCTGCTCGGGTAA
- a CDS encoding alcohol dehydrogenase catalytic domain-containing protein, translating into MPVPAVVPRFRGDALIEWADHDYRDPGTGELRIRIAANALCGTDRHQYHAGSPIVPGHEAAGIVVDAGSDTTTPVGTRGVIYLMDYCGECRSCRIGATNQCFAKRGDVGLSTDGGYGPYVVVHETNFFAVDDNLDLATATMLLDVMGTSSHALGRAQLLRPDIESIFVAGAGPIGLGVLVMAKVRFGDDFPVYLSDVSTWRRKFAEDLGAVTFDAGDRAGILGTGADMSFDTAGKEAARSLALAASSRRGGLICIGHGEGLGLDVSADLIAPERAVAGSEYFRFDELPENLELLKRHQDYLSRVITHWLPVSELDSAFRLFFAGQTGKVVVIQETGV; encoded by the coding sequence GTGCCTGTTCCCGCTGTGGTCCCCCGGTTCAGGGGTGACGCCCTGATCGAGTGGGCCGATCACGACTACCGCGATCCCGGCACCGGCGAGCTGCGGATCCGGATCGCCGCGAACGCGCTCTGTGGCACCGACCGGCACCAGTACCATGCCGGCAGCCCGATCGTGCCCGGGCACGAGGCCGCGGGCATCGTGGTCGATGCCGGTTCGGACACCACCACCCCGGTCGGCACCCGGGGCGTCATCTACCTGATGGACTACTGCGGCGAGTGCCGCAGCTGCCGGATCGGCGCCACCAACCAGTGCTTCGCCAAGCGTGGGGACGTCGGTCTGTCCACCGACGGTGGCTACGGGCCGTACGTCGTCGTCCACGAGACGAACTTCTTCGCGGTCGACGACAATCTCGATCTGGCGACCGCGACGATGCTGCTGGACGTGATGGGCACCAGCTCGCACGCGCTCGGCCGGGCCCAGCTGCTCCGGCCCGACATCGAGAGCATCTTCGTCGCCGGCGCCGGTCCGATCGGTCTCGGCGTGCTCGTGATGGCCAAGGTCCGCTTCGGCGACGACTTCCCGGTCTACCTGTCGGACGTCAGCACCTGGCGGCGGAAGTTCGCCGAGGACCTCGGCGCGGTGACGTTCGACGCTGGGGACCGGGCCGGAATCCTCGGGACCGGTGCCGACATGAGTTTCGACACGGCCGGGAAGGAAGCCGCGCGATCGCTGGCGCTGGCAGCCAGCAGCCGGCGCGGTGGGCTCATCTGCATCGGTCATGGCGAGGGTCTCGGTCTCGATGTGTCGGCCGATCTGATCGCGCCCGAACGCGCCGTCGCCGGCAGTGAGTACTTCCGCTTCGACGAGCTGCCGGAAAACCTCGAGCTGCTCAAACGCCACCAGGACTACCTCAGCCGGGTGATCACGCATTGGCTGCCGGTGAGCGAACTGGACAGCGCGTTCCGCCTGTTCTTCGCCGGGCAGACCGGCAAGGTGGTCGTCATCCAGGAGACAGGCGTATGA
- a CDS encoding Gfo/Idh/MocA family protein, which yields MSDNLRVAVVGAGGWGREHARVFARRPDCELVALAARTPESAARRAAEYGAAPYTDLAAMLRETEPDLVTVCLPNEEHFEPTRFLLESGVNLLVEKPLVFDLAEADELLRLAAERDLFFGINFNHRYAEPVVRARAAISDGLLGELVFLTWRFGGEPNHGNSPHANLIETQCHGFDLLEQLGGPIRSVAAQMTDQTYGAYSTVALALAFESGAVGTMLGSYDSSYAYPDSQLIEINGTAGRATIHDTVRRLTLSRAGDATASVWQPGYFDDEARSFEATFDRHADAVVTALRAGGPPPVHASAGRRALQLAQATIASFDRGVRVDVDEFVRA from the coding sequence ATGAGCGACAACCTGCGTGTCGCCGTGGTCGGTGCGGGTGGGTGGGGTCGCGAGCATGCCCGGGTCTTCGCCCGTCGCCCCGATTGTGAACTGGTCGCGCTCGCCGCCCGTACGCCGGAGTCGGCGGCCAGGCGCGCAGCGGAGTACGGCGCCGCGCCGTACACCGATCTGGCCGCGATGCTCCGGGAGACCGAGCCGGACCTGGTCACCGTGTGCCTGCCGAACGAGGAACACTTCGAGCCCACCCGGTTCCTCCTCGAGTCAGGGGTGAATCTGCTGGTGGAGAAGCCTCTCGTGTTCGACCTGGCCGAGGCCGACGAGCTGCTCCGGCTGGCCGCGGAACGCGACCTCTTCTTCGGGATCAACTTCAACCACCGGTACGCCGAGCCGGTCGTCCGCGCTCGCGCGGCGATCAGCGACGGCCTGCTCGGCGAGTTGGTGTTCCTCACCTGGCGGTTCGGTGGGGAGCCGAATCACGGGAACTCGCCTCATGCGAACCTGATCGAGACCCAGTGCCACGGCTTCGACCTGCTCGAGCAGTTGGGCGGGCCGATCCGGTCGGTGGCCGCACAGATGACCGACCAGACCTACGGCGCCTACAGCACGGTCGCGTTGGCGCTGGCCTTCGAGTCCGGTGCGGTCGGCACGATGCTGGGCAGCTACGACTCGTCGTACGCCTATCCCGACAGTCAGTTGATCGAGATCAACGGGACCGCGGGGCGGGCCACGATCCACGACACCGTCCGCCGGCTCACTCTTTCCCGGGCCGGCGACGCGACCGCCAGCGTCTGGCAGCCGGGCTATTTCGACGACGAGGCGCGCTCGTTCGAAGCCACGTTCGACCGGCACGCCGACGCCGTCGTCACCGCGCTCCGGGCCGGCGGCCCACCACCCGTTCACGCGTCCGCCGGCCGGCGTGCGCTGCAGCTCGCCCAGGCCACGATCGCCTCGTTCGACCGGGGTGTGCGCGTCGACGTCGACGAGTTCGTTCGAGCCTGA
- a CDS encoding ABC transporter substrate-binding protein produces MSAPHPIGRRRLLQLGGLAALGSAAAGLSGCSGKSLGDSGSGSSSGGKQLQFMFWGSTAEQKAIANMLKGFEKEKPGVTVKPVFTPADYDTKLNALVASNRQPDLCYMQAAMGYRLAEQGKLVNLYPYFDKYPDLANRLPGTYFWWDKGKTYGTQSANEIMSLWYSKAAFGDAGVAVPPAEAAKAWNWDTFVDTAYKLTVDQEGRHPDETGFDAKRIRQYGVSAGLGATVWQPLLLSRGINFTDETATKSMLDTPEAIEVFQDLADLMFKHRVAPTPAQLGNNAPSTTVQLKTRRVAMVIDGQWTLLDLSQGNVEFGMGVLPRYDKPMTITLGGATAIFASTKHEEEAVELYLHHDNPEKVDLFSSGLWMPLEKRYYTDQKDIDVWTRNDAHPPEYRTAAIDYTINHSAPYFYQKLRNIEAIDKVLTPAIQVIQQGKTPAAEVLKPLAAKLNGGLLKGTYPTDGR; encoded by the coding sequence ATGTCAGCACCGCACCCCATCGGCCGTAGACGGTTGCTCCAGCTCGGCGGGCTGGCCGCGCTGGGCAGCGCCGCGGCCGGCCTGTCCGGCTGCAGCGGAAAGTCGCTCGGCGACTCCGGCTCAGGATCCAGCTCCGGGGGCAAGCAGTTGCAGTTCATGTTCTGGGGATCGACCGCCGAGCAGAAGGCGATCGCGAACATGCTCAAGGGCTTCGAGAAGGAGAAGCCCGGCGTGACGGTGAAGCCGGTCTTCACTCCCGCGGACTACGACACCAAGCTGAACGCCCTGGTAGCCAGCAACCGGCAGCCCGACCTGTGCTACATGCAGGCTGCGATGGGCTACCGGCTGGCCGAGCAGGGCAAGCTGGTCAACCTCTATCCGTACTTCGACAAGTACCCCGACCTGGCGAACCGGTTGCCCGGCACCTACTTCTGGTGGGACAAGGGCAAGACCTACGGGACCCAGAGCGCGAACGAGATCATGTCGCTGTGGTACAGCAAGGCCGCCTTCGGCGACGCGGGCGTCGCCGTACCTCCGGCCGAAGCAGCGAAGGCCTGGAACTGGGACACCTTCGTCGACACGGCGTACAAGCTCACCGTCGACCAGGAGGGCAGGCACCCGGACGAAACCGGCTTCGACGCCAAGCGGATCCGCCAGTACGGCGTATCGGCCGGACTCGGCGCGACGGTCTGGCAACCCTTGTTGCTCAGCCGGGGGATCAACTTCACCGACGAGACCGCGACGAAGAGCATGCTGGATACCCCCGAGGCGATCGAGGTGTTCCAGGACCTGGCCGATCTGATGTTCAAGCACCGGGTCGCGCCGACGCCGGCGCAACTCGGCAACAACGCCCCGAGTACGACCGTACAGCTGAAGACCCGGCGCGTCGCGATGGTGATCGACGGGCAGTGGACGCTGCTCGACCTGAGCCAGGGCAACGTCGAGTTCGGGATGGGAGTGCTGCCCCGGTACGACAAGCCGATGACGATCACGCTCGGCGGGGCGACGGCGATCTTCGCGTCCACGAAACACGAGGAGGAAGCGGTCGAGCTGTACCTGCACCACGACAACCCGGAGAAGGTCGACCTGTTCAGCTCCGGGCTGTGGATGCCGCTGGAGAAGCGGTACTACACCGACCAGAAGGACATCGACGTGTGGACGCGCAACGACGCGCACCCACCCGAGTACCGGACCGCGGCGATCGACTACACGATCAACCACTCGGCGCCGTACTTCTACCAGAAGCTGCGCAACATCGAGGCGATCGACAAGGTGCTGACGCCCGCGATCCAGGTGATCCAGCAGGGCAAGACACCGGCCGCCGAAGTCCTGAAGCCGCTCGCTGCCAAGCTGAACGGTGGGCTGCTGAAGGGCACCTACCCGACCGACGGCAGATGA
- a CDS encoding sugar ABC transporter permease gives MIFTIGPMVASLVFSLTDWTIGAPAKFIGLDNYDRLAGDPLFWKSLNVTTYYTLGVVPLTLLAGFVVALLLNQGVRGRSFWRTIYYLPTLVPAVASSVLWIWIFNPDFGLLNSLLRQGGLPTSSWIYGERSAVPSLMLMSVWGFGNAMVIFLAGLQGVPRHLYEAVAIDGGGTWARFRHVTLPFMTPVIFYNLVTGVIGTFQVFNQAYIMTQGGPNNATQFYIYYLYTKAFTDSEIGYASALAWVLFILVLVITIALFRNARRWVYYEIGAAR, from the coding sequence GTGATCTTCACGATCGGGCCGATGGTCGCCTCGCTGGTGTTCAGCCTGACCGACTGGACCATCGGGGCTCCCGCGAAGTTCATCGGCCTCGACAACTACGACCGGCTGGCCGGTGACCCGCTGTTCTGGAAGTCCCTGAACGTCACCACCTATTACACCCTCGGCGTCGTACCGCTCACCCTGCTGGCCGGCTTCGTCGTCGCGCTCTTGCTGAACCAGGGGGTCCGCGGTCGTTCTTTCTGGCGCACGATCTACTACCTGCCCACGCTGGTACCGGCCGTGGCCAGTTCGGTGTTGTGGATCTGGATCTTCAACCCCGACTTCGGTCTGCTCAACAGCCTGCTGAGGCAGGGCGGACTACCGACGTCGAGCTGGATCTACGGCGAGCGGTCGGCCGTACCGTCGTTGATGCTGATGAGCGTCTGGGGTTTCGGCAACGCGATGGTGATCTTCCTGGCCGGGCTGCAGGGCGTTCCGCGGCACCTCTACGAGGCGGTCGCGATCGACGGCGGTGGGACCTGGGCCCGCTTCCGGCACGTCACGCTGCCGTTCATGACGCCGGTGATCTTCTACAACCTGGTGACCGGCGTCATCGGCACCTTCCAGGTCTTCAACCAGGCCTACATCATGACCCAGGGCGGGCCGAACAACGCGACCCAGTTCTACATCTACTACCTGTACACCAAGGCCTTCACCGACAGCGAGATCGGCTACGCCAGCGCGCTGGCCTGGGTGTTGTTCATCCTGGTGCTGGTGATCACGATTGCGCTGTTCCGCAATGCTCGCCGCTGGGTCTACTACGAGATCGGGGCAGCTCGATGA
- a CDS encoding carbohydrate ABC transporter permease, whose translation MALWIVLGLGGAVMILPFVWLVRSALMTDNQIFISPPEWLPEPFAWSNFTGAMSSRPFARYFLNTMIIEVLVVTGTVLTCSLAAFSFSRLRWRGRNLVFGLLLTGVMLPYAVTLIPTFVMWGSLGALDTFVPLTLPAWFAGAGGGVFNIFLFRQFFLTIPYELDEAAYIDGATPWKVFWSVIMPLSKPVIVVVVIFTFIGVWNDFLGPLLYLTDDSKFTLALGLAGFQSTYTAQWGFLMAASLVVILPITLIFFALQRYFVEGVTLTGVKG comes from the coding sequence ATGGCGCTGTGGATCGTGCTCGGTCTCGGCGGCGCGGTGATGATCCTGCCGTTCGTCTGGCTGGTCCGTAGCGCGCTGATGACCGACAACCAGATCTTCATCTCCCCACCCGAATGGCTCCCTGAGCCCTTCGCGTGGTCCAACTTCACCGGCGCGATGAGCTCGCGCCCCTTCGCCCGCTATTTCCTCAACACGATGATCATCGAGGTGCTGGTCGTCACCGGGACCGTGCTGACCTGCTCGCTGGCGGCGTTCAGCTTCTCCCGGCTGCGCTGGCGCGGCCGCAACCTCGTCTTCGGCCTGCTGCTCACCGGCGTCATGCTCCCGTACGCCGTCACGCTGATCCCGACGTTCGTCATGTGGGGTTCCCTCGGTGCCCTCGACACCTTCGTGCCGCTCACCTTGCCGGCCTGGTTCGCCGGAGCCGGGGGAGGGGTCTTCAACATCTTCCTCTTCCGCCAGTTCTTCCTCACGATCCCGTACGAGCTGGACGAAGCGGCCTACATCGACGGCGCCACCCCGTGGAAGGTGTTCTGGTCGGTGATCATGCCGCTGTCCAAGCCGGTCATCGTGGTGGTGGTGATCTTCACCTTCATCGGCGTGTGGAACGACTTCCTCGGCCCGCTGCTTTACCTGACCGACGACAGCAAGTTCACCCTCGCCCTCGGCCTGGCAGGCTTCCAGAGCACCTACACCGCCCAATGGGGATTCCTGATGGCGGCGTCCCTCGTGGTCATCCTCCCCATCACCTTGATCTTCTTCGCTCTGCAACGCTACTTCGTCGAAGGAGTGACCCTGACCGGCGTCAAGGGCTAA
- a CDS encoding ATP-binding protein: protein MPDHTKPVSYLSILCPTASGPTGRIFESGLSTRGVTAAEGLQRELNVTTFAHRLRELRTARSWSQKELAERAGVTVKAIGALERGERRSPYPHTVRALATALELADDERARLIAMLAPRGTSAHRTPPTPGSGPRSGLPGLPTAVVGRDGIVSALSEELAGRRHQLLTLTGPGGVGKTTVALMAAERVRDRFPGGVVLIELAQVDKPDGIVPAILRGLETSDTAVFDDVGLARLMEDRHLLLILDGIEHLMGWSTSLAGLLRRCPSLVVLATSRARLRLRDEREFTVHPLTHAESMSLFRERLVAAGGEWNNSTRAAVEILCKRSDGLPLAVELAASAAALFGPTALADRFDVVPDVGLRDLPTRQRTMDETITWSHKLLTDSARSLLLRLSVCSGTFSLSTVKAIGNHQTGTLHDLYELIEHSLVLRTANLEGIDRFRLLEPIRQDAAARLSATERVATTADLTKGMLEVIRGLADDLHTINQVTAFQLLEADICSIRLAVLHLIGTGNPALAAELIRLTTVFLAVRGYSREALTWLGRITETPVDDATRARVLVAEAVLMHHSDPATACARARTGLSLARRLADGRLAAEAATLASSTAFMAGDLPMAKTMLIQAEEAVARLDEPWLTTYVRLAGGQIALLAGQVEDSDGQLRLAEAAARQAGGAFEISSVLNARAITVERQGRLDEAAGLLLEALDLAVAVKNRWTLTFIVEALAGVTVRLGNPKLGTQLFAASASLAAEHHVKLDFPTTLDVVARDCGVARSRLQTDEFHQAWQAGRDSGIDAVLAAANHFYTPNRPEDSSAPPAG from the coding sequence ATGCCTGATCATACGAAACCGGTTTCGTATCTCTCAATCCTCTGTCCCACAGCGTCCGGGCCAACAGGTCGCATCTTTGAATCGGGCCTCTCGACTCGTGGCGTAACAGCTGCCGAAGGGCTACAGCGGGAACTGAACGTGACGACATTCGCGCATCGCCTCCGCGAGCTGAGGACAGCCCGCTCGTGGAGTCAGAAGGAACTGGCAGAGCGTGCCGGTGTAACAGTCAAAGCGATCGGCGCGCTGGAGCGGGGCGAGCGGCGCTCGCCCTACCCGCACACTGTCCGCGCCTTGGCGACGGCCCTCGAGCTGGCCGATGACGAGCGAGCCAGGCTGATTGCGATGCTCGCGCCGCGTGGAACGTCCGCCCACCGTACGCCTCCAACTCCAGGGTCGGGACCAAGGTCGGGGCTACCGGGGCTCCCAACCGCGGTCGTAGGCCGCGACGGCATCGTCTCCGCGCTGAGTGAGGAACTAGCGGGCCGACGGCACCAACTTCTCACCCTCACCGGCCCCGGTGGAGTCGGGAAGACAACCGTCGCGCTGATGGCCGCGGAGCGAGTGCGCGATCGTTTCCCGGGTGGTGTCGTATTGATCGAACTCGCCCAGGTCGACAAGCCGGACGGGATCGTGCCTGCGATCCTGCGTGGGCTCGAGACCTCGGATACCGCGGTCTTCGACGACGTCGGCCTGGCGAGGCTGATGGAGGATCGTCACCTGCTGTTGATTCTCGACGGCATCGAACACCTGATGGGTTGGTCGACCTCGCTCGCAGGATTGCTGCGCCGGTGCCCGAGCCTTGTCGTGCTCGCTACCAGCCGGGCACGACTGCGGCTGCGCGACGAGCGCGAGTTCACAGTGCATCCGCTCACCCACGCAGAATCAATGAGCCTCTTCCGCGAGCGTCTGGTCGCGGCCGGCGGAGAGTGGAACAACAGCACTCGCGCCGCCGTCGAGATTCTCTGCAAACGATCTGACGGACTGCCGCTTGCCGTCGAGCTCGCCGCTTCGGCGGCCGCGCTGTTTGGACCGACTGCGCTGGCGGACCGTTTCGACGTCGTACCGGACGTCGGCCTGCGCGATCTACCGACGCGACAACGAACCATGGACGAGACCATCACCTGGAGCCATAAACTATTGACCGACTCCGCTCGATCGCTGCTCCTGCGGCTGTCGGTCTGCTCAGGCACCTTCTCGCTGTCCACCGTGAAGGCGATCGGGAACCACCAGACCGGCACGCTGCACGACCTTTACGAACTGATCGAGCACTCGCTCGTCTTGCGCACCGCGAACCTTGAGGGGATCGATCGATTCCGCCTGCTCGAACCCATCCGCCAGGACGCTGCAGCACGCCTGTCAGCAACAGAGAGGGTCGCCACAACGGCCGACCTGACGAAGGGGATGCTCGAGGTCATCCGGGGACTTGCTGACGACCTGCACACCATCAATCAGGTGACGGCCTTCCAGCTCCTCGAGGCCGATATCTGCAGTATCCGCCTCGCAGTACTCCATTTGATCGGCACCGGGAACCCCGCCCTCGCTGCGGAGTTGATCCGACTGACCACCGTCTTCCTCGCTGTCCGAGGCTACTCCCGCGAGGCTCTGACGTGGCTCGGGCGCATCACGGAAACACCTGTCGACGACGCTACCCGAGCCCGTGTACTGGTTGCCGAGGCAGTATTGATGCATCACAGCGATCCAGCGACAGCATGTGCCCGTGCCCGAACGGGACTCTCGCTTGCCCGCCGCCTGGCAGACGGCCGGCTCGCGGCCGAGGCCGCGACCTTGGCCTCCTCGACGGCCTTCATGGCCGGTGACCTCCCGATGGCGAAGACCATGCTGATCCAGGCCGAAGAAGCTGTCGCACGGCTCGATGAACCCTGGCTCACCACCTACGTCCGCTTGGCAGGTGGCCAGATCGCACTTCTGGCCGGGCAGGTCGAGGACAGCGATGGCCAGTTGCGACTGGCAGAGGCGGCCGCCCGACAGGCCGGAGGGGCGTTCGAGATCAGTTCGGTTCTCAACGCCAGAGCCATCACAGTCGAGCGACAGGGCCGGCTCGACGAAGCCGCCGGGCTGCTGCTCGAGGCACTCGACTTGGCCGTGGCAGTCAAGAACCGCTGGACTCTGACGTTCATCGTCGAGGCACTGGCCGGAGTCACGGTGCGGCTCGGGAACCCGAAACTGGGCACCCAGCTCTTCGCCGCGTCAGCCTCCTTGGCCGCAGAGCATCATGTGAAACTGGACTTTCCGACGACGCTCGACGTCGTAGCTCGAGACTGCGGCGTCGCCCGATCGAGACTGCAGACCGACGAGTTCCACCAAGCATGGCAGGCGGGCCGCGACTCCGGGATCGACGCCGTACTTGCGGCCGCGAATCACTTCTACACTCCGAACCGGCCTGAGGACTCGTCGGCGCCGCCTGCTGGATGA
- a CDS encoding NB-ARC domain-containing protein translates to MASFADLLVRRRRGLSLTQRELAARAGLTLKAVAALEQGTRRYPYPNTVRALARALELDEAGLAELASSVPDRSAVSGPATGPAPAPLAESGDLPAPPAVVIGRETDVVSVRQRLLATRGSMVTLTGPGGVGKTTLALVAADLARDEFSAGVFFVDLADVVEVDEVLVTVSAILGVPEQETDGTAASLAPLLSGRRILLVLDNVEQVAGCASDLATLLSLCPDLAILVTSRTALRIRSEFVVRVAPLSAADAIRLFRERARSGSSSLADTDDYAVAELCRQADGLPLALELAASVVGTMGMAPFAENLDTGALPGPRDLPRRQRSMVATVAWSYRLLGRRSQELVSRLSLIPGPFPIQRVLDIDGGEPREALNAFGQVLDHSLVSRMGSVGGAEYYRLLVPIRHHVGTYLSPVDRDVTMARLVQSFVDGCRRDVDLYGPEQAESLTILDAETGTIRAVLIWLIDRRRGDDAAQLLYSVALYLLIRGHSSEGLRWTEGLGELPMTKASRAQWLFAETALRFGAGQSALAATRTAIAEAVDIAHEIGDSRLAAQACFQAASIAVSALDLEAAEHFHQEAARHASGMADNWINTYVSTVGGRAALIGGRPAEAEVLYTQAVASARAIGAPFEITGALGGLATAIDLVAPGKRDDEVVALLSEALLQAARHRITLSLGHLLPAFAAAFVRRDDLRLAARLLGAAASFCRYDDAVHIPATREAAESGLAKVRALLSEEAFAQEWAAGRALGFTDLAEIAQRFCPST, encoded by the coding sequence GTGGCGTCGTTCGCGGACCTCCTGGTTCGGCGGAGACGTGGCCTGTCGCTGACTCAGCGTGAACTCGCTGCGCGTGCTGGGCTGACGTTGAAAGCGGTAGCGGCGCTGGAGCAGGGGACCCGGCGGTACCCGTATCCCAATACCGTCCGCGCTCTCGCGCGGGCACTCGAACTCGACGAGGCCGGATTGGCCGAACTTGCCTCGTCTGTTCCCGACCGGTCCGCCGTTTCCGGGCCGGCGACCGGGCCGGCCCCGGCGCCCCTGGCTGAGTCAGGCGACCTTCCGGCTCCGCCAGCCGTCGTGATCGGCCGGGAGACGGACGTTGTGTCCGTCCGTCAACGGCTGCTGGCGACTCGCGGTTCGATGGTCACCCTGACCGGACCCGGGGGAGTCGGTAAGACGACTCTCGCACTCGTCGCCGCTGACTTGGCCCGCGACGAGTTTTCTGCGGGCGTGTTCTTCGTCGACCTCGCCGACGTCGTCGAAGTCGACGAGGTCCTCGTCACGGTCTCGGCCATCTTGGGTGTCCCCGAGCAGGAGACCGACGGCACCGCGGCTTCTCTCGCGCCTCTGTTGAGCGGCCGGCGGATCTTGCTGGTGCTGGACAACGTGGAGCAGGTCGCCGGCTGTGCCTCAGACCTTGCCACGCTGCTCTCGTTGTGCCCGGACCTGGCGATCCTCGTCACTAGTAGGACCGCCCTGCGCATCCGATCCGAGTTCGTGGTGAGGGTCGCGCCGCTATCGGCTGCGGATGCGATCCGGCTGTTCCGTGAGCGGGCTCGATCGGGCAGTTCGTCGCTCGCCGACACCGACGATTACGCAGTCGCTGAGCTGTGCCGGCAGGCTGATGGGTTGCCGCTTGCCCTCGAGCTGGCGGCGTCAGTCGTCGGGACGATGGGCATGGCGCCTTTCGCCGAGAATCTGGACACCGGGGCGTTGCCGGGGCCGCGGGATCTACCTCGTCGACAGCGTTCGATGGTGGCTACCGTTGCCTGGAGCTACCGACTGCTGGGGCGGAGATCGCAGGAACTGGTATCGCGCTTGTCGCTGATCCCCGGACCCTTCCCCATTCAAAGGGTTCTGGACATCGACGGAGGAGAGCCCCGCGAGGCGTTGAACGCCTTCGGCCAGGTGCTCGACCATTCGCTGGTATCGCGGATGGGCAGTGTGGGCGGAGCGGAGTACTACCGTCTGCTCGTTCCGATTCGTCATCACGTAGGGACATACCTGAGTCCCGTGGACCGGGACGTGACGATGGCGCGTCTGGTGCAGTCCTTCGTAGACGGTTGCCGGCGAGATGTTGATCTCTACGGTCCGGAGCAGGCGGAATCGCTGACGATACTGGACGCCGAGACCGGCACGATCAGGGCCGTGCTCATCTGGCTGATCGACCGGCGTCGAGGCGATGACGCGGCCCAGTTGTTGTATTCGGTCGCGCTGTACCTGCTCATTCGCGGACATTCTTCCGAAGGCCTGCGATGGACGGAGGGGCTCGGCGAACTGCCCATGACCAAGGCATCCCGCGCTCAGTGGCTCTTCGCGGAAACGGCCTTGAGGTTCGGCGCAGGCCAGTCCGCCCTCGCAGCGACCCGTACAGCGATCGCAGAGGCCGTCGACATCGCGCATGAGATCGGCGATTCCAGGCTCGCCGCCCAGGCGTGCTTCCAGGCGGCGAGCATCGCCGTCTCGGCGCTGGATCTCGAGGCTGCGGAGCATTTCCATCAGGAGGCGGCCCGGCACGCGAGCGGGATGGCCGACAACTGGATCAACACCTACGTTTCGACCGTCGGTGGCCGCGCGGCACTCATCGGCGGGCGTCCGGCCGAGGCCGAAGTGCTGTACACCCAGGCGGTCGCCTCAGCTCGTGCGATCGGTGCGCCGTTCGAGATCACCGGGGCATTGGGGGGACTGGCCACAGCAATCGATCTGGTCGCACCGGGAAAGCGCGATGACGAGGTCGTCGCGCTGCTATCTGAAGCGTTGCTTCAGGCGGCGCGGCACCGGATCACGCTCAGCTTGGGTCACCTCCTGCCAGCCTTCGCGGCGGCGTTTGTGCGTCGCGACGACCTGCGGTTGGCCGCCCGTCTGCTCGGCGCCGCCGCCTCCTTTTGCCGGTACGACGACGCTGTGCACATCCCCGCGACACGTGAAGCGGCGGAGAGCGGCCTGGCCAAGGTCCGTGCACTCCTGAGCGAGGAAG